Proteins encoded within one genomic window of Brachybacterium sp. P6-10-X1:
- a CDS encoding DUF501 domain-containing protein — translation MRQQLGRDMRGVVSIARRCGCGRPAVVRTAPRLEDGTPFPTSLYLTLPWLTLELSRLEGTGAMAVLTDRLATDEELAAGYRRAHERYLARRAEIGEAEEVRHVSAGGMPTRVKCLHALAGQALAEGPGVNPVADEVLATLDGVLPDLVCRCERTEAEDTTADEETAR, via the coding sequence ATGCGCCAGCAGCTCGGCCGGGACATGCGCGGCGTGGTCTCCATCGCACGCCGCTGCGGCTGCGGCCGCCCCGCCGTGGTCCGCACCGCCCCCCGGCTGGAGGACGGCACTCCGTTCCCCACCTCGCTCTACCTCACCCTCCCGTGGCTCACGCTGGAGCTCTCGCGCCTGGAGGGCACGGGAGCGATGGCTGTGCTGACCGACCGGCTCGCCACCGATGAGGAGCTCGCCGCCGGGTACCGCCGTGCCCATGAGCGCTACCTCGCCCGACGGGCGGAGATCGGGGAGGCGGAGGAGGTCCGTCACGTCAGCGCGGGCGGCATGCCCACCCGCGTGAAGTGTCTCCACGCCCTGGCGGGCCAGGCGCTGGCCGAGGGGCCGGGCGTGAACCCCGTGGCCGACGAGGTGCTCGCGACCCTCGACGGGGTGCTGCCTGATCTGGTCTGCCGCTGCGAGCGCACGGAGGCCGAGGACACGACCGCCGACGAGGAGACCGCACGATGA
- a CDS encoding Ppx/GppA phosphatase family protein, with the protein MSAPVAAIDCGTNSIRLLIARREESTGALVDLERRLEMVRLGLGVDRTGRFDPVAIERTLAAARRYRELITHHGVATGDVRFVATSATRDAANRDEFIGGIQRILGVTPEVISGGEEAELSFRGAVSTVQGLPEGPRLVVDIGGGSTELVLGTETPTHRISLDIGSVRLTERHLASDPPTAPEIEAATADVDAMLETAAAAVPLQQATALVGVAGTVTTITAVVEGLQDYRPDVTHGATSRIEDVESVCRDLLARTRAQRAQHRMIHPGRIDVIGAGALIWSRIMERVAAASGITRARTSEHDILDGIALDLLDRAV; encoded by the coding sequence CTGTCCGCACCGGTTGCCGCCATCGACTGCGGCACCAACTCCATCCGCCTGCTCATCGCCCGGCGCGAGGAATCCACCGGCGCCCTGGTCGATCTCGAGCGGCGCCTGGAGATGGTCCGCCTCGGCCTCGGGGTCGACCGCACGGGCCGGTTCGACCCGGTGGCGATCGAGCGCACCCTCGCCGCGGCCCGCCGCTACCGCGAGCTCATCACACACCACGGCGTCGCCACCGGCGACGTGCGCTTCGTCGCGACGTCGGCCACGCGGGACGCCGCCAATCGCGACGAGTTCATCGGCGGCATCCAGCGGATCCTCGGCGTCACGCCCGAGGTGATCAGCGGCGGGGAGGAGGCGGAGCTTTCCTTCCGCGGCGCCGTCAGCACCGTCCAGGGCCTGCCCGAGGGGCCGCGCCTGGTCGTCGACATCGGCGGCGGGTCCACCGAGCTGGTGCTCGGCACCGAGACCCCCACCCACCGCATCAGCCTGGACATCGGGTCGGTCCGTCTGACCGAGCGGCACCTGGCCTCCGACCCGCCCACGGCCCCGGAGATCGAGGCCGCCACCGCCGACGTCGACGCGATGCTCGAGACGGCCGCGGCCGCGGTGCCGCTCCAGCAGGCCACGGCACTGGTCGGCGTCGCCGGCACCGTGACCACGATCACAGCGGTCGTGGAGGGTCTGCAGGACTATCGGCCCGACGTCACCCACGGAGCCACCTCGCGGATCGAGGATGTCGAGTCGGTGTGCCGTGACCTGCTCGCCCGTACCCGGGCGCAGCGCGCACAGCACCGGATGATCCACCCCGGGCGCATCGACGTGATCGGAGCCGGCGCCCTGATCTGGTCGCGCATCATGGAGCGGGTGGCCGCGGCCTCCGGAATCACCCGGGCCCGCACCAGCGAACATGACATCCTGGACGGAATCGCCCTGGACCTGCTGGATCGCGCAGTCTGA
- a CDS encoding NAD(P)/FAD-dependent oxidoreductase yields MNTTFGGKPHVLILGGGSVGLTTASDLRKTLGSEVAITIVDPRPYMTYAPFLPEVGAGSIDPRNVLAPLRKMLTGTKVVTGAVSQIRSAENTVVVSTEEDVQLEISYDYLVVGLGSVPRLLPIPGLAENAIGFKQVEEAVAVRDRILSSLAEAASTKDPKIRKRLLTFTYVGGGFAGGEAVAEAEDMVRDALRYYPDLHASDIRFVLIDAAPFVFPELTEDQRAYVLNQLRERGVEVKLETFLNSVEDGVIKTSDGDEFESGMLVWNAGVKPNPVLGDDETSDLPVISERGPMMGKLDALADLRVNGTDGPLENVFAAGDCAAVPDLASGEGKFCPPNAQHAVRQGKRVADNIARSVQGRPLVDYYHKNLGVMATLGMYKGVGRLNLADKEIDIRGLPAWVMARSYHVYAMPTFGRKAAVIAGWATNLISRRDIIGIPENSTPRAAFEYAANTGKKK; encoded by the coding sequence ATGAACACCACTTTCGGCGGTAAGCCCCATGTCCTGATCCTCGGCGGCGGTTCCGTCGGCCTGACGACTGCGTCCGATCTGCGCAAGACCCTCGGTTCCGAGGTCGCCATCACGATCGTCGACCCGCGGCCGTACATGACCTACGCCCCCTTCCTCCCCGAGGTCGGCGCGGGCAGCATCGACCCCCGCAACGTCCTCGCGCCGCTGCGCAAGATGCTCACGGGCACCAAGGTCGTCACCGGTGCGGTCTCCCAGATCCGCAGTGCGGAGAACACCGTCGTGGTCAGCACCGAGGAGGACGTCCAGCTGGAGATCTCCTACGACTACCTGGTCGTCGGCCTCGGCTCCGTCCCGCGACTGCTGCCGATTCCCGGCCTGGCCGAGAACGCCATCGGCTTCAAGCAGGTCGAGGAGGCCGTGGCCGTCCGCGACCGCATCCTCTCCAGCCTCGCCGAGGCCGCGTCCACCAAGGACCCGAAGATCCGCAAGCGACTGCTCACCTTCACCTACGTCGGCGGCGGCTTCGCCGGCGGCGAGGCGGTCGCGGAGGCCGAGGACATGGTCCGCGACGCCCTGCGCTACTACCCGGACCTGCACGCCTCGGACATCCGTTTCGTGCTGATCGACGCCGCTCCGTTCGTGTTCCCCGAGCTCACCGAGGACCAGCGCGCCTATGTCCTGAACCAGCTGCGCGAGCGCGGTGTCGAGGTCAAGCTCGAGACCTTCCTGAACTCCGTCGAGGACGGCGTCATCAAGACCAGCGACGGCGACGAGTTCGAGTCCGGGATGCTGGTGTGGAACGCCGGCGTCAAGCCGAACCCGGTGCTCGGCGACGACGAGACCTCCGACCTGCCGGTCATCTCCGAGCGCGGCCCCATGATGGGCAAGCTCGACGCGCTGGCCGACCTCCGCGTCAACGGCACCGACGGGCCGCTGGAGAACGTGTTCGCCGCCGGCGACTGCGCCGCGGTGCCGGACCTCGCCTCGGGCGAGGGCAAGTTCTGCCCGCCCAACGCCCAGCACGCCGTGCGGCAGGGCAAGCGCGTGGCGGATAACATCGCCCGCTCCGTGCAGGGTCGTCCGCTGGTGGACTACTACCACAAGAACCTCGGCGTCATGGCGACCCTGGGCATGTACAAGGGCGTGGGCCGCCTGAACCTGGCCGACAAGGAGATCGACATCCGCGGCCTGCCGGCCTGGGTCATGGCCCGTTCGTACCACGTGTACGCGATGCCGACCTTCGGCCGGAAGGCGGCGGTCATCGCCGGCTGGGCGACCAACCTGATCTCCCGCCGCGACATCATCGGCATCCCCGAGAACTCGACCCCCCGCGCGGCCTTCGAGTACGCCGCGAACACGGGCAAGAAGAAGTGA
- the nagB gene encoding glucosamine-6-phosphate deaminase: MEIHIVTDAAEGAQAVADVFARTLQETAEAGTVLGLATGSSPVPAYTELIRRHREEGLSFAGARAFLLDEYVGLSAGHEQSYHRFIRENFTAHVDIDDAAVLSPDGSTADPAAEAAAYDRRISEAGGVDLQILGIGSNGHIAFNEPSSSLASRTRVVGLTRRTIADNARFFENPEDVPVRALSQGLGTIREARRIVLTATGEGKAEAVAQLVEGPISARWPATSLQLHPEVTVVVDEAAASRLELADYYRHTRRLEQAGSVTPHS, encoded by the coding sequence ATGGAGATCCACATCGTGACCGACGCCGCCGAGGGGGCGCAGGCGGTCGCCGACGTCTTCGCACGGACGCTGCAGGAGACCGCCGAGGCGGGCACGGTCCTCGGGCTGGCCACCGGGTCCTCCCCGGTCCCGGCCTACACCGAGCTGATCCGTCGCCACCGCGAGGAGGGACTCTCCTTCGCCGGGGCGCGAGCCTTCCTGCTGGACGAGTACGTCGGCCTGTCCGCCGGCCACGAGCAGAGCTATCACCGCTTCATCCGTGAGAACTTCACCGCCCACGTCGACATCGACGATGCCGCCGTCCTCTCGCCCGACGGCTCCACCGCTGATCCAGCAGCGGAGGCCGCGGCCTACGACCGGCGGATCAGCGAGGCCGGCGGAGTGGATCTGCAGATCCTCGGGATCGGCTCCAACGGGCACATCGCTTTCAACGAGCCGAGCAGCTCCCTGGCCTCCCGCACGCGGGTCGTCGGGCTGACCCGCCGGACGATCGCCGACAACGCCCGCTTCTTCGAGAACCCTGAGGACGTTCCCGTCCGCGCGCTCAGCCAGGGCCTGGGAACGATCCGTGAGGCGCGCCGCATCGTGCTGACCGCGACCGGTGAGGGCAAGGCAGAGGCCGTGGCCCAGCTCGTCGAGGGACCGATCAGCGCGCGCTGGCCCGCCACCAGCCTCCAGCTGCACCCGGAGGTGACCGTGGTGGTGGACGAGGCGGCCGCCTCCCGGCTCGAGCTCGCCGACTACTATCGCCACACCCGCCGTCTCGAGCAGGCGGGATCCGTCACGCCTCACAGCTGA
- a CDS encoding NCS2 family permease, giving the protein MQKAVPPSSSTTSAVTAPPSGFDRFFRISERGSTPVREIRGGLVTFFSMCYIVVLNPLIIGTVPDSTGQFLGGGSEPNLPAVAAGTALIAGLLSIFMGAWAKFPLALATGLGLNAYIAYSVVPLPGMTWGGAMGLVLLEGVVILVLVLTGFRRAVFNAVPPFLKTAIAVGIGLFIAFLGLFNAKFVTTATGTPVQLGNDGSLTGWPTVVFVAGLLLMFVLWVRKVPGAILIAIISATVLSIVIERFLHLGAFAAPDDTGAGGNPGGWAMNVPAITEFPIQVPDFATLLTVDPIGGITAAGGIGAIVIVFSLLLADFFDTMGTMVAVGSEADLVDEKGEIPYSQRILVVDSVAAIAGGAGGVSSNTSFVESTSGVAEGARTGLASVVVGIAFLLTTFLSPLVALVPYEAATPALVMVGFLMMTQVSDLDFTDVEVALPAFLTIILMPFAYSITVGMGAGFLMYVLIRVVRGKAREVHWLMYVIAVLFIVYFLRGALEGLVL; this is encoded by the coding sequence ATGCAGAAGGCCGTTCCCCCCTCCTCATCGACCACCTCGGCGGTCACGGCACCGCCCAGCGGATTCGACCGGTTCTTCCGGATCTCCGAGCGTGGCTCGACGCCCGTCCGCGAGATCCGCGGTGGGCTGGTCACGTTCTTCTCGATGTGTTACATCGTGGTGCTCAACCCGCTGATCATCGGGACCGTGCCGGACTCGACCGGCCAGTTCCTGGGCGGAGGGTCCGAGCCCAACCTGCCGGCGGTGGCCGCCGGCACCGCCCTGATCGCGGGCCTGCTGAGCATCTTCATGGGGGCCTGGGCGAAGTTCCCGCTGGCGCTGGCGACCGGGCTCGGCCTGAACGCCTACATCGCCTACTCGGTGGTGCCCCTGCCCGGGATGACCTGGGGCGGGGCCATGGGCCTGGTCCTGCTCGAGGGCGTGGTCATCCTGGTCCTGGTGCTGACCGGCTTCCGCAGAGCGGTCTTCAACGCCGTGCCGCCGTTCCTCAAGACCGCGATCGCCGTCGGCATCGGTCTGTTCATCGCCTTCCTCGGACTGTTCAACGCGAAGTTCGTGACCACCGCGACCGGCACCCCCGTGCAGCTGGGCAACGACGGCTCGCTGACCGGATGGCCGACCGTCGTGTTCGTCGCCGGGCTGCTGCTGATGTTCGTCCTCTGGGTGCGCAAGGTCCCCGGAGCCATTCTCATCGCGATCATCTCGGCGACCGTCCTGTCGATCGTCATCGAGCGCTTCCTGCACCTGGGGGCCTTCGCAGCGCCGGACGACACCGGCGCGGGCGGGAATCCCGGCGGCTGGGCGATGAACGTCCCGGCGATCACCGAGTTCCCGATCCAGGTTCCGGACTTCGCGACCCTGCTGACCGTCGATCCGATCGGGGGCATCACCGCCGCCGGCGGCATCGGCGCGATCGTCATCGTCTTCTCCCTGCTGCTGGCCGATTTCTTCGACACCATGGGCACGATGGTCGCCGTCGGCTCCGAGGCGGACCTCGTCGACGAGAAGGGGGAGATCCCCTATTCCCAGAGGATCCTGGTGGTGGACTCGGTGGCCGCGATCGCCGGCGGCGCCGGCGGCGTCTCCTCCAACACCAGCTTCGTCGAATCCACCTCGGGCGTCGCCGAGGGGGCGCGCACCGGCCTCGCCTCGGTCGTGGTCGGCATCGCCTTCCTGCTGACGACCTTCCTGTCCCCGCTGGTGGCCCTGGTGCCCTACGAGGCCGCCACCCCCGCCCTGGTGATGGTCGGCTTCCTGATGATGACGCAGGTCTCCGACCTGGACTTCACCGACGTCGAGGTCGCCCTGCCGGCCTTCCTGACCATCATCCTGATGCCCTTCGCCTACTCGATCACGGTCGGCATGGGTGCGGGCTTCCTGATGTACGTCCTGATCCGAGTGGTGCGCGGCAAGGCGCGCGAGGTGCACTGGCTCATGTACGTCATCGCGGTGCTGTTCATCGTGTACTTCCTGCGAGGAGCCCTCGAGGGCCTGGTGCTGTGA
- a CDS encoding MarR family winged helix-turn-helix transcriptional regulator, whose translation MARGAQEASDGPDEAAADGARAADAATGGANDEVTGGAHDEVTELAADLRRLLLVSSRILRSHTASEDVSASQFSVLAYLQRSGTSTPGALADFEHVSPPVMTRILGRLEEASLVQRAAHPADGRQVQVTLTDAGEQVVLEGRAERDAWLRRRLQAAGPQERRTLREATALLRRTLVERRD comes from the coding sequence ATGGCGCGCGGTGCGCAGGAGGCGTCCGACGGGCCCGACGAGGCTGCCGCCGACGGCGCGAGGGCCGCTGACGCGGCCACCGGGGGCGCGAACGACGAGGTCACCGGGGGCGCGCACGACGAGGTCACGGAGTTGGCGGCCGACCTGCGACGACTGCTGCTGGTCTCCTCCCGGATCCTGCGGTCCCACACCGCGTCGGAGGACGTCTCCGCCTCCCAGTTCTCCGTGCTGGCGTATCTGCAGCGCTCGGGCACCTCGACGCCCGGCGCCCTCGCCGACTTCGAGCACGTCAGCCCGCCGGTGATGACCCGGATTCTGGGCCGCCTCGAGGAGGCCTCCCTGGTGCAGCGTGCCGCGCATCCCGCGGATGGCCGCCAGGTGCAGGTCACCCTCACCGACGCCGGGGAGCAGGTCGTGCTCGAGGGACGCGCCGAGCGCGACGCCTGGCTGCGCCGCAGACTCCAGGCAGCAGGACCCCAGGAGCGCCGGACCCTCCGCGAGGCGACGGCGCTGCTGAGACGCACGCTGGTCGAGCGGCGCGACTGA
- the serC gene encoding phosphoserine transaminase has translation MSDARTARAETIRGLSIPRELLPSDGRFGSGPSRIRDAQVDVLSSMSRSVLGTSHRQAPVKQLVARIRAGLRELFSLPEGYEVVLGNGGSTAFWDVAALELIERRSQHLVLGEFSQKFATEVADAPHLGEPEIVRADPGSLPAPVSRKDVDAYAWPHNETSTGVMAPVRRPDGAGGDQLVLVDATSAAGGVMVDVAQTDAYYFAPQKAFASDGGIWLALLSPAAIERAERLAAAGDRWIPSFLSLTSAIENSRKDQTLNTPAVATLVLMVEQIEWMLDQGGLAWADARTAATSGMLQEWAARRPEITPFVSDPRARSQVVTTLDVEESIDATAITAVLRAHGVLDIEPYRKLGRNQLRIATFPAVGEDDVAALLAVLDHVLDRSA, from the coding sequence ATGTCCGATGCCCGCACCGCACGCGCCGAGACCATCCGCGGTCTGTCGATCCCCCGGGAGCTGCTCCCGTCGGACGGTCGTTTCGGCTCCGGTCCCTCCCGCATCCGGGATGCGCAGGTGGACGTGCTGAGCTCCATGTCCCGCTCGGTGCTGGGCACCTCGCACCGCCAGGCCCCGGTCAAGCAGCTCGTCGCGCGGATCCGGGCCGGTCTGCGCGAACTGTTCTCGCTGCCGGAGGGGTACGAGGTCGTTCTCGGCAACGGCGGGTCCACCGCGTTCTGGGATGTCGCCGCCCTGGAGTTGATCGAACGCCGCTCGCAGCATCTGGTCCTCGGCGAGTTTTCCCAGAAGTTCGCCACCGAGGTCGCCGATGCCCCGCACCTCGGCGAACCCGAGATCGTGCGGGCCGACCCCGGCTCGCTCCCGGCCCCGGTGTCCCGCAAGGACGTGGACGCCTACGCCTGGCCCCACAACGAGACCTCCACGGGGGTGATGGCGCCGGTGCGCCGTCCCGACGGGGCAGGCGGCGATCAGCTGGTCCTGGTCGATGCCACCTCCGCCGCGGGCGGGGTGATGGTGGACGTCGCCCAGACCGATGCGTACTACTTCGCTCCGCAGAAGGCGTTCGCCTCCGACGGCGGGATCTGGCTCGCCCTCCTCTCCCCTGCCGCGATCGAGCGGGCGGAGCGCCTCGCCGCCGCCGGGGATCGATGGATCCCCTCGTTCCTCTCCTTGACCAGTGCGATCGAGAACTCGCGGAAGGATCAGACCCTCAACACCCCGGCGGTGGCGACCCTGGTGCTGATGGTGGAGCAGATCGAGTGGATGCTCGATCAGGGCGGCCTCGCCTGGGCGGATGCGCGCACGGCCGCCACCAGCGGCATGCTCCAGGAGTGGGCTGCCCGACGCCCCGAGATCACGCCCTTCGTGAGCGACCCGCGGGCCCGCTCCCAGGTCGTGACCACGCTGGACGTCGAGGAGTCGATCGACGCCACGGCGATCACCGCCGTGCTGCGCGCCCACGGCGTTCTCGACATCGAGCCGTATCGCAAGCTGGGGCGCAATCAGCTGCGGATCGCGACCTTCCCGGCCGTCGGGGAGGACGACGTCGCTGCGCTCCTCGCCGTGCTCGACCACGTGCTGGATCGTTCTGCCTGA
- a CDS encoding demethylmenaquinone methyltransferase codes for MSRADLDKQPYDVAGMFDSIAGRYDLMNDVAALGQVQMWRSAMVDALEIEAEDTVLDLAAGTGTSSTAIARAGARVVAADFSLGMMAEGRRRGAPVPFIGADAQHLPFAEDSFDAAVISFGLRNVHRPQSALAEMVRVVRPGGRVVVCEFSTPTSPLFRTVYEKYLLRALPAVARRVATSAEAYDYLAESILEWPDQESLRRWFLDGGLVRAQYRNLTGGIVALHRGVVPHT; via the coding sequence ATGAGCCGTGCCGATCTCGACAAGCAGCCGTACGACGTCGCGGGGATGTTCGACAGCATCGCCGGGCGATACGACCTCATGAACGACGTCGCCGCCCTGGGGCAGGTCCAGATGTGGCGCTCCGCGATGGTCGACGCGCTCGAGATCGAGGCCGAGGACACGGTGCTGGATCTTGCGGCAGGCACCGGCACCTCGTCCACCGCGATCGCCCGCGCCGGCGCCCGCGTCGTCGCCGCCGACTTCTCTCTGGGGATGATGGCCGAGGGCCGACGCCGAGGGGCCCCGGTCCCGTTCATCGGTGCGGACGCGCAGCACCTGCCCTTCGCCGAGGACTCCTTCGACGCCGCCGTGATCTCCTTCGGTCTGCGCAATGTGCACAGGCCGCAGTCCGCTCTGGCCGAGATGGTGCGCGTGGTCCGGCCCGGGGGACGGGTGGTCGTCTGTGAGTTCTCGACCCCTACCTCGCCGTTGTTCCGCACTGTCTACGAGAAGTACCTGCTGCGTGCGCTCCCGGCGGTCGCCCGACGGGTCGCCACGAGCGCGGAGGCCTACGACTACCTCGCCGAGTCGATCCTCGAATGGCCCGATCAGGAGTCCCTGCGCCGCTGGTTCCTCGACGGCGGCCTCGTCCGGGCTCAGTACCGGAACCTCACCGGGGGGATCGTCGCGCTGCACCGTGGGGTCGTGCCTCACACCTGA